From a single Lolium rigidum isolate FL_2022 chromosome 7, APGP_CSIRO_Lrig_0.1, whole genome shotgun sequence genomic region:
- the LOC124670610 gene encoding blue copper protein-like, translating to MAGVGFALTLCVLLAHGVIWEARAASYTVGNSAGWDISADLPSWADGKTFNVGDVLVFTYSKYHTLDEVDAAGFSNCSAANALLSRSDGNTTVALTSGGDRYFICAHQTHCLGGMKLHVHVTGGSTAAVPAGAGLGAPQASPGGALGPVGAGTDYGDAGIPRLDLGGSHRLLGTGTVLATLWLCVAVALFI from the exons ATGGCCGGAGTTGGTTTTGCTCTGACGCTCTGCGTCCTGCTCGCCCACGGCGTCATTTgggaggcgcgggcggcgtcgTACACCGTCGGGAACAGCGCCGGCTGGGACATCAGCGCCGACCTCCCGTCGTGGGCGGACGGCAAGACGTTCAACGTCGGCGACGTTCTAG TGTTCACGTACTCCAAGTACCACACCCTGGACGAGGTGGACGCGGCGGGGTTCAGCAACTGCAGCGCCGCCAACGCGCTTCTCTCCCGGAGCGACGGCAACACGACGGTTGCCCTGACGTCCGGCGGCGACCGGTACTTCATCTGCGCCCACCAGACGCACTGCCTCGGCGGCATGAAGCTGCACGTGCACGTCACCGGCGGCTCCACGGCCGCAgtccccgccggcgccggcctCGGCGCCCCGCAAGCGAGCCCGGGCGGCGCCCTTGGGCCAGTGGGCGCCGGCACCGACTACGGCGACGCGGGCATCCCCAGGCTCGACCTCGGCGGCTCGCACCGGCTGCTTGGGACAGGGACCGTGCTGGCGACGTTGTGGCTGTGCGTAGCTGTAGCTCTGTTCATATGA
- the LOC124672458 gene encoding uncharacterized protein LOC124672458, translating into MQPPCLGACGGSLAVLGPIPSPHRHRPSTSGATVRCAARGGGRASSRGKENVWSVDNERAAEQKARSQKNHRGRGRGRGRGRGSPGGRSRPPPPPGRRKEDDADPRVLVSGAMLVHVETVLQTQEPVIKPSWETFASSLSGMWKGVGAVFSPTTAEMEPVGLGSKEEYLYDCYTLSRIEKLDAGNYGTEIRRKTNWVQLNPHGEAQKQSVGDDDWNHGSSSGNATAALPAHEHFDLKTSDVLDEDVITVEPGIVFFEDGSYSRGPLDIEIGEYDESKYFLSPTYKFEQCLVKGSHKRLRIVHTIEFNEGGANIQTVRVAVYEEQWACPANIHVEDNIPVDVKPFSQRKRTEPSELTGFWKVYEVSATPIFSEKVQELEGGALFVYLCMESMKKRTLPESSILFGEEEMLDMQDVTVLWLPGGVTAYVDVDHDGILCIGVSWYSEEGINLVMERDYGTDGRLREVRTKTEIKRRWNQLVPQ; encoded by the exons ATGCAGCCGCCGTGCCTGGGCGCGTGCGGGGGCAGCCTCGCCGTCCTAGGCCCCATCCCCAgcccccaccgccaccgcccatCCACCTCTGGGGCTACCGTCCGGTGCGCCGCCCGGGGCGGCGGGAGGGCGTCGTCCAGGGGGAAGGAGAACGTCTGGAGCGTAGACAATGAACGCGCCGCCGAGCAGAAGGCTCGGTCCCAGAAGAACCATCGCGGGCGCGGGCGTGGGcgtgggcgcgggcgcgggagcCCAGGGGGGCgcagccgcccgccgccgccaccggggaGAAGGAAGGAGGATGATGCGGACCCGAGGGTTCTGGTCTCCGGAGCCATGCTGGTGCATGTCGAGACCGTGCTGCAGACCCAG GAACCTGTTATAAAGCCTTCTTGGGAAACATTTGCTAGCAGCTTAAGTGGCATGTGGAAGGGTGTGGGAGCTGTGTTCTCGCCAACCACAGCAGAGATGGAGCCTGTTGGACTAGGAAGCAAAGAGGAGTACCTTTACGATTGCTACACCCTTTctcgcatcgagaagttggatgcTGGTAATTATGGGACCGAGATCCGAAGGAAGACAAATTGGGTGCAGCTCAATCCTCACGGGGAGGCTCAGAAGCAGAGCGTCGGAGATGATGATTGGAATCATGGTAGTTCAAGTGGGAATGCAACTGCTGCTTTACCTGCCCATGAACATTTTGATCTTAAGACGAGTGATGTGCTTGATGAAGATGTTATTACTGTGGAACCGGGGATTGTATTTTTTGAG GATGGATCATACTCTAGAGGCCCGCTTGATATAGAAATTGGTGAATACGATGAATCTAAATACTTCCTTTCACCAACATATAAGTTTGAGCAA TGTCTGGTAAAAGGAAGCCACAAAAGACTGCGTATTGTGCATACCATCGAGTTTAATGAGGGAGGAGCTAATATACAAACTGTAAGGGTTGCTGTATATGAAGAACAATGGGCTTGCCCAGCAAATATCCATGTTGAAGA CAATATCCCTGTTGACGTTAAACCTTTCTCTCAAAGAAAGCGGACCGAACCATCAGAACTTACAGGCTTCTGGAAAGTATATGAAGTCAGCGCGACACCAATTTTCAGTGAGAAAGTGCAAGAACTAGAGGGTGGAGCCCTGTTTGTATACTTGTGCATGGAGAGCATGAAGAAGAGAACCTTGCCAGAGAGCTCAATTTTATTTGGGGAGGAGGAGATGCTGGACATGCAAGATGTAACTGTGCTTTGGTTACCTGGAGGCGTTACTGCCTATGTTGATGTGGATCACGACGGTATACTCTGCATAGGAGTTAGTTGGTACTCGGAGGAAGGGATTAATCTGGTGATGGAGAGAGACTACGGAACTGACGGGAGGCTCAGAGAAGTTCGGACAAAAACTGAAATCAAGCGCAGGTGGAATCAACTAGTCCCACAGTAG
- the LOC124672459 gene encoding ELMO domain-containing protein A-like translates to MDQNGGSFLAVRRLSGHHPSTADVVSGSTAWIGRGFSCVCVQRRESDARISFDLTPVQEECLQRLQNRIEVPYDSQNREHQEALKALWHASFPGTELLGLVSDQWKEMGWQGKDPSTDFRGGGFISLENLLYFARNYPKSFEELLCKQNGDRALWEYPFAVAGVNITFMLIQMLDLQAAKPRSLIGAVFLNLLIENDRAFDILYCITFKLMDQKWLEMHATYMDFNTVIKSTRRQLERELLLEDIQQIEDMPSYSFLAR, encoded by the exons ATGGACCAGAATGGCGGCTCCttcctcgccgtccgccgcctCTCCGGACACCACCCATCAACGG CGGACGTCGTGTCCGGGTCGACGGCGTGGATCGGGAGGGGCTTCTCCTGCGTCTGCGTGCAGAGGAGGGAGAGCGACGCGCGCATTTCCTTCGATCTGACCCCGGTCCAG GAAGAGTGTCTGCAAAGATTGCAGAACCGGATAGAGGTGCCGTACGATAGTCAGAATAGAGAACATCAG GAAGCACTGAAAGCCCTTTGGCATGCTTCTTTTCCTGGAACTGAACTTTTAGGACTAGTGTCAGACCAGTGGAAGGAGATGGGATGGCAAGGGAAGGATCCGTCCACAGACTTCAG GGGCGGTGGCTTTATCTCTTTGGAGAATTTACTATACTTCGCTAGGAACTATCCG AAATCCTTCGAGGAGCTCCTTTGTAAGCAGAATGGTGACAGGGCATTATGGGAATATCCATTTGCTGTAGCTGGTGTGAATATTACGTTCATGCTTATTCAGATGCTTGATCTTCAAGCAG CTAAGCCAAGGTCTTTGATTGGAGCAGTGTTCCTAAATTTACTTATAG AAAATGATCGAGCTTTTGACATTCTTTACTGCATAACCTTTAAGCTGATGGATCAGAAATGGCTTGAAATGCACGCCACGTATATGGATTTCAAT ACTGTTATTAAATCCACAAGACGCCAACTCGAGAGAGAATTATTGCTTGAAGATATTCAGCAAATTGAGGACATGCCGTCATACAGTTTTCTTGCCCGCTAG
- the LOC124670402 gene encoding calphotin-like, which translates to MALVPLLLSLLLVSCAAQSPASSPSASKATPTPVSAATPQASAAAPTTAKSPPQASAASPSQVSAAPPTTAVSAPQVSAAAPTTGAASAPQVSAAPPTTAAASAPQVSAVSPTTSAAPAPKVFATSPSIAVSAPQASAAPPTVRSAAAPSLVSAAAPTVAASAPQAATAAPPTTAASPQLAATSSPPTSAASPSLAATSPATSSAPVSAPPLAATAASPATAPTVAAPTTATLPPAASPMAMPPTTAPTASAPSPLFMVPVASPATAPALAPSVDAPTPSPTLAPELAPIMAPELAPIMAPELAPIMAPELAPIMAPELAPIMAPELSPIMAPELSPLGSASPSLSPAFAPMAEEDSAAASSRAGVAALVALAATGLAVLF; encoded by the coding sequence ATGGCGCTCGTGCCTCTCCTCCTCTCGCTCCTCCTCGTCTCCTGCGCCGCGCAGTCACCTGCATCGTCGCCGTCGGCGTCCAAGGCTACTCCTACTCCTGTCAGTGCCGCCACGCCGCAGGCATCTGCGGCAGCGCCGACCACGGCCAAGTCGCCGCCGCAGGCCTCGGCCGCCTCGCCGTCACAGGTCTCCGCCGCGCCACCGACAACCGCAGTGTCGGCGCCACAGGTGTCTGCCGCGGCGCCGACAACCGGCGCCGCCTCGGCACCACAGGTCTCCGCCGCACCGCCCACAACCGCTGCCGCCTCGGCGCCGCAGGTGTCTGCCGTGTCGCCAACAACCTCTGCCGCCCCGGCGCCAAAAGTGTTTGCCACGTCGCCGTCCATCGCAGTGTCGGCGCCACAGGCGTCTGCCGCGCCGCCAACTGTGCGgtccgccgccgcgccgtcgctggTGTCCGCGGCCGCGCCAACCGTGGCCGCATCGGCTCCGCAGGCCGCCACGGCGGCTCCACCGACAACGGCTGCCTCTCCACAGTTGGCTGCCACGTCATCTCCGCCAACAAGCGCGGCCTCTCCTTCACTAGCTGCCACGTCACCTGCCACCTCCTCGGCTCCCGTCTCCGCACCCCCTCTCGCAGCGACCGCAGCCTCTCCGGCGACAGCGCCTACCGTCGCGGCGCCGACTACGGCCACATTGCCCCCAGCGGCCTCACCAATGGCTATGCCACCGACAACCGCGCCTACCGCATCGGCACCGTCTCCCCTGTTCATGGTCCCGGTCGCGTCGCCGGCGACGGCCCCGGCACTGGCTCCGAGCGTCGATGCCCCGACTCCGTCGCCCACGTTGGCACCAGAGCTCGCGCCCATCATGGCACCAGAGCTGGCTCCCATCATGGCACCAGAGCTCGCGCCCATCATGGCACCAGAGCTGGCTCCCATCATGGCACCAGAGCTCGCTCCCATCATGGCACCCGAGCTCTCGCCCATCATGGCCCCAGAGCTGTCGCCGCTCGGCTCGGCGAGCCCCTCGCTGTCGCCCGCGTTCGCGCCCATGGCAGAGGAGGACTCTGCCGCGGCGAGCTCGCGCGCCGGCGTCGCCGCGCTTGTGGCCTTGGCTGCCACAGGGCTCGCGGTCTTGTTTTAA